CCCAACGTCACCGACGTCTCCATATTGTTAGGCGCAGACGACATTTCAAACGGAGTCATGATCTATGGACTCATGGCTGCTTCTCTGGAGAAGGCAGATTTAATCTTTGCTTTAATGATGTGTGTACATGTACCGACTTCctggagaatttttttttgacgcTAATACTCTCTGAGGGAATTTGCCCTCTTTGGTGTGTGCCAGTATGTCTGCTTTTGATGGCAATTTACCATTTTATTGTCCCCCGcggcaacgcggagcggggacatagaaatgccgggcgtccgtccgtgtgtccgtgggtccgtgtgtccgGGCGAttctttttgttggagttatgggactttgaccacaataatgactccgtttcatccaaaaattgaccttgtaagcgctctcatgcctacaaattttgacggattttcattaaatttataccaaatatttataccactattaccttggacaactttgaaaatcagcattggtcgattctttttgttggagttatgggactttgaccacaataatgactccgttttatccaaaaattgaccttgtaagcgctctcatgcctacaaattttgacggattttcattaaatttataccaaatgtatggtggcatatctctgccccttgtgtgcaagttatttttctatcaaatatgtcgacatgcaagataaatatgttgacatgcaagataattatgtcaacatgcaacataactatgttgacatgcaagaaaattgcaatcagatagGAATTATAcgaaatctcaaaaaatctcaaGTATCGCCgacctgtgacatccaagattCTAGATGCTACttttttttatgtcgacatgcaacttatttatgttaacatgcaagataaatatgctgatatgcaacttatttatgtcaacatgcaacttatttatgtcgacatgcaacttatttatgtcaacatgcaacttacgtatgttgacatgcgagataaatatgttgacatgcaacttagttatgtttacatgcgagataaatatgttgacatgcaacttataagttgtatgtcaacataactaagttgcatgtcgacataaatatgttgcatgtcaacaaatgtatcttgcatgttaacataactaagttgcatgtcgacataattaagTTGCAtatcgacataaagaagttgcatgttaacataaataagttgcatgttgacatcaataggtagcgtactagcatcttggatgtcacatgttggcggtatttgatatttttaaaacatcttatttgattgctgttttcttgcatgtaaacatagttatgttgcatgttgacataactatcttgcatgtcaacatctttatcttgcatgtcgacataattaatagaaaaataacttgcacagaaggggcagaaatatgccaccatagaaatgtttataccaccaataccttggtcaagttcgaaaatcagcattggtcgatactttttgttggagttatgggactttgaccacaataatgactccgttttatcctaatattgaccttgtaagcgctctcatgcctacaaatttcgacggattttcattaaatttataccaaatgtttataccactaatactttggtcaagttcgaaaatcagcattggtcgatactttttgttggagttatgggactttgaccacaataatgactccgttttatccaaaaattgaccttgtaagcgctctcatgcctacaaattttgacggattttcattaaatttataccaaatgtttataccactaatactttggtcaagttcctaaatcagccttggtcgatagactcgatactagtatactgcttgaccggcgggggacccaggaattctattcttgtttaaaTTAAGATCATCCTTTTCTTTGAAGACCCGGAGGCAACGTCATTTTTTTAGGTCAATGagttttttattaataaatttaaggTCAATCGCTGACGAATactgaatgattttatttagcgGCACATCACAAAAAAGGAATGgcccatgttaaaaaaaaacccaacaaatttCGTAGTATAGCATCCGAAACGCTAACTTAGTACTTGCAACTTTTCCTGTGGGTGAAAGTATGGCTATAATAGTTTTCCCAGAAGGTAGATTTTCCCCTACCAGTTTTTGATATagattttataaaacaattaattgaAAGTAGTTTTACAATAATGTGACGAACCAATTCAGAATTTCAAAGTTACTGTGCTTGAAGACAACCATCTTCTTTTGGTAAAGTAACTGTTAAATTGGCAGATCTCCAAAGGAAGCTACTATTTAGCAATTTTCAGAGGAGGATGAAGAAAGCTAGTATACCGCATCAGCGCTCTAGATAACGGACAGGTACTCGAGCAGGTTGACtacttttaatatataaactagCAAGTCAACCCCCTCCcctttatattttcaatgtacAGTTAGCTggtacaacaacaaacaatTGTTTTATCAAGTAAACTCAATGGAAGGTAATCAATGTAAGTTGTTAGTATACCATCCTGTCAGAGGGATTAACAACAGTCTCCTTGTTAATTGTTTATCACAAAATGTTATGCACAAGGTTCTCATTGGTTGGAGGCCAATAACGCTTCTTCAATTAAAATTCCTCAATATTGAATTTTGCGTTAGATAATTGCAGTCTTATTTTAACCTGTCCTCTTCATtaatatcaatgttttttttcaagacATCTGAACCTTTCGTCTGTACACTGTACTTCGGGGTCAAATAGGAAATAAATATCTACCAAGTTATCATTGCTtcgtgtacatgtaaataaatacaagcaagacaaaattaaaaatttattaagaaATCTGACTAAATGTACATGTCTGAGTTTGTGTTCAACAAAATATCAGTGCCAGTCATTAAACAAATAGAAACTATGGCAACACGATGTTAAAAGTTAAGCTATAGTATCAAAAGAATACAATGAATTTGGCTGCAATGGTTGTGCATTATGTTTTATCACAACACTGTTTAACACAACCTGTAAAATAAATGGAATGTGtacactgaaaataaaaatatacatttcattgttattttggGTAATAATAAAGAGTTgccttaaaaataaaagaatcttatttaaataatttgtgaATAATTCAATGCATGACCCAGATATGGCTAAATACAATGATTCTCTCACATATCACATCTTCTCCCATTCACATATTGTGTACTGTGTGTTTTGCAACTGTTGGACAAAAACTGGCTAAGGGAACTAACTCCTCACTGCACCATCAAATTCTCTTTAAGAGTCAAGACAtccaaattaaaaacaaatttctttcaaaaatctACTAAAATAATTCAGGATAATAGCTATAAGTACATGCAATGAAAAGTGAATCTCACAGAAAATTTGGATTGCAGACATCTAGAAAAAATTCTTAACATTTTCAGTGAGTATTTACACTTGCAAGTAGCTATTAACATGAATTATCAGTCTATATCTACAACATGATGAACATGCTTTCTaataaagtctattacaaatattAGAGAAAAAACATTGcacaaatttattttgaaaagtgaAGTCTAAAAACTAACATCATACAAGAATTTGTGTGAAGTCAGAGGatgtaaaaaacacatttttttcagttttgctTTCATTTTGTGGATTCCAATCCTGTTTCTTAATCATCATACACAATTTCTTAAGCCCAACTTTTTAAGGGTTCTTAATTCTAActttcaagaaaataaaaatacagaatGTAATAGTGATGTATATGATAAACAAATGAGATTCCTGCACATGACAATTGGAATGTCAAAAATTTTACCTATTTAGTTGAGGTTCTAATAAACATATACTGGTATAGATCACATAtttaaaatctattaaaatcaaatttccaACACAAGTTTGCATAGTCCAAAAAATTAATCTGGTTAAGACCTTTTATCGTTATTACATCAAggtatttttaacatttaatttctcATTAAGACCTAAACTTTTAAAGACAATTTCATAAGAGATTAGACAGTTGAGATTTGACAGCAGCTAAGACTGGGAGCAGGAGCATTACGAGTGGCAGCTGAACGTTTGAGGCGCTGTTACATCCGTGCTGGTTTCCACAGTGGCAGTATTTCATTTTGATGCGGTATGTTCCGGTTCTCTCCTTGCAGACACGTCCCTCATCCTCACCGATCTCTCCTGATGGAGCACACTGACGGATGTAGCGAACATTCCACTCATCCTGGtagtaaactgcaaataagacCAATATCACCATTCAGACACCAAAATAAAAACCCACATAATAAATCTGATTAGTGATTCAAGTTTAATACTGTATGTTTACCATGAAATAAACCattcaaaaaaaacaaacttaaaagaATATGCAAACAATGTTAATCTCTCAGATtgcattcaaaattttaaagcagATAATGTGACAATATGATAACTAACCTTCCTGGACAATTTTCCTACACATGGTGACATTTGGTCCACAGTCTACCAGAGCATGTGAGTGGTTGTTAAAGTAATCAGAGCAATCCTGTTGGAAGTAGGAATTACACTGATAACACTGGATGGCATTtcctgaaatgaaaaaaattgggaACAATTATCTCCTATTCATTTGGATACAGAGATTAATTCAAtggtttatttatcaaaaattggTGTAAATAAAGCTTGACAATATCAGCGCCATTTCAATTTATCATACTTTGTTATACtgaataaataattcaatttcgttttttttttggtaatttctaAGCTaacataaaaaatgtttgaGGCGTAAGCACAATTTGACATTGACAGATGCAAATTAGAGGTACAAAGTTAATTAGATCTGCCATGCTTGAGAAACCTTCTATTTAGCTTAAAAGTGTATTCATCTGTGATTGTTTTTAGTTTTACGAAAAAAAACCATACAATTGGTAAAACTGAATTCAGCTTAtgattaatgaataaatatttgaatggcTTAATTCAATAGTTGattgatttttcaatttcaaattttatgaatagtttaattcatttatgtttttaataaacaaaaaaaatgtttttctgtcTGAATGGTTCGACTAGAGGGTCAAAACACGCAtgcaattaattttcaaattcatgTTAGTAACTTTTGGCTGACAGTGTACATAGTTTTAGGGCATCTGACCATAAATCTTGACATGGACTTAACAACTCCCTCAGGTAAAGACTCTACAGGTGAGTTATTTTTAGATGTGGCAACTATCATGCACCTCTTAAAAGACAAAATAGGACATTTAGATGTCATATAAAGAATATcaaagaagatgaaaataaagaatttctttaaactttcATTAAGAAGTGATTGTTAACTCACTAATTCcgtacttttaaaataaaaactttgagCACACTATCCTCATTTATAGAACCcaccaaattaaaaatcaataaaacaataacCTTTAAACATATCTATAAAAGAGGCatcattaaatgtttatttaaatgttttaaaacatccAACTATGATCTATTCCACACACAACAGAAATGGAGCGGAAAAAAGCCGACCTTCATTCTGAAGGTCATTTGACCTACATTGTAAAGCACAGGTGATCAACctgaattttcaaaatactggggtattttcatgaaataataaaataagaaatattcatGTATGACAAATCACGATGAGGAACAATTAGAAGCGGTATGTTTGTAAAATAACTACCAAATTCCCTTGTTTACAAAGCTTAGCATTTTCAGGTGTTTCTCAACTTCGGTAATGTAACAACATCTATTCGATATTATCACCCTTAAATTCGCATAAACAACTACGAAAAGTAATTACATTTAACTTACCaaattcaaaacataaaaatgcTGCAAAAGCAACTCCCAAAATGGCAATTAATTTGTACATCTTTGGAACTGAGATCCTGTGTAGGTCGTCCAGAAAAGTTCACAAGCCGAAATGGGAGAGATGAGCGCATGCgtcgtgtgacgtcacacgcTTTATAAATTTCGATCCCGAGTCAAATATTGCGAAATGTTACCGAATATTACGTCCTGTCATAGTCTGCTCTGTAAACACAGTCTCTTGCTTTTTTATCTGGCGTTATGTAATCAATTGTTGCTCAACTGAATAAAGACATACCAAGAGGCTAAACCACCTGAATGTTTGTGAATGTCTCGGACTCTGCCTGggacatttttttcattatcagtAAATAATGATCAGTAACGTTAACATTATATTACAGATCTGAAGGTGTTGATACGTCTCAAAAAGAtgataattttcattaattttgaatttattggcaCATGTTCGTCATTGAGTAATGAGTTCATTTACGACcgcaaaattttattatttccttGAGCTTTTGGTACAATTACCACAATAGATTGCTCTTTATCTGTAGCAAACTCATCAtctgtgtgtgtttttttttaatttgatagtaATAAAACGGGAATTTGACTCGCGATCAATGtatgatcaaataaaaagtaTTATTTAATCGTTAAACAATTGAACATGCACTTTAAAGAGGAAAACTTACTGTAGAACTTCTTGGTCGAGTGCATGCATATTGATAAATATGAGCCTTTTGAAGCTGTTTGCAAAGTAAACACAAGACAAGAAATGCATGTAACATGAACAACCATGTAAcatgaaaaaatctttatccATTTTTTCAGCTTAGAGaatgataaaaaagttttacaagtaaatttaaatttaagtttattGAAGATTATAAATCTTCATGTAggaattaaatcatatttttttacgCAATGCAAGTTTTGATCAACATCGATGCGTACGTACCCAAAATCACAATTGTAATATGATTATTGTATATGCCTGTCAATATGTCCATGATATTGTAAGTACTCTTATTTCCGTTTGTTTTGAACTCCAAATTATTAATCAACATATCATGCTCCGTTCTgcatattcatatatttatagtGTATAAAACTGAAATCAGACTCCCTTagatatatacttttatatacaattatacatgtatatactggtaTCTAATTCATCGCCTTTCTTGGTGTACGAAGGATATATTGTGGATTAATCTTGAATTGGGGAAAATACTGCATGCATGGTGGGTCtcgtgcgcggatctagagggacCATTGAATTAGTTCttattatatagaaaatttacCTGTATATCCATAGTTGcgggaaaataaaataattggagtctgaaattttgaatattatgtaGGAATTAAGGGTCAGGATGGACCTCAGCAAAAAACCCTGGATCTGTGAATGTATGCTGGCTTctattataaattacatgtataattcataatatttaatCAAGCAATGAATATTCGTAGCTGGCCCGGTAAATGTTAGATACATTATATACAGGCCCTGAAAATATAAAAGTATTGTCTTACAGAATAATTACCGCACTTTAAAATGtctttcttttaaagaaaaatgattcAATATCTAAGACTGACATAAAAGCTTTTTACTTGACATACATATACTATAATagtcattttcatttatttcaattacaataatcctaatatattttaatgcatcgggggggggggggggggggggagggggagggggggggcttCCCTCTCTTTTTTTCGCAGTcaactattttattaaatttagatattaaaaaatgaacgtggagttgtccccccccccccccggattactatttttagattttctttttttccttgtTTGGTGAGAATTTTTGGATGAGTGTAcgtgccccccccccacccccacccccaccccccctacacacacacacacacactttccaaaaacgatgctacgtacatgtatatgtgccTGTAACTGCAATATTTGTTCTGTCTTTTAGATTAATCATAGCTGCAATACATAACAATACAAAGGCACACAGTATTCATGGTATTTGTCTTATGATATTGTacatatgataatatattttgattccTCTGTACAGTACGTTACACTTACAGACATCAAAATACACGTACATATCTCTGTAAATTTTCTTGATCCGCGCCCATCATTTTCCAGGTGAAACAGGTAATGTTTGAATTTCTACTAGAGCGCCACCTGCATGTCAACAATTTACAAAGGAAGAGCGCCATGTTGGTCGTTCACCAGGCAGTCGCCTGGATAGCTTTACTTGGCATTATTCTGTACCCGAAAACAGGTTATTATATTTATTGGTATTACCAATCGTAATATTTGAAcgtcatttaatttcatgtaaatcgtAACAATTCAAGGTAATTATAAGTGAAATGTAAGCTGATTGTCTCACCTGTTCAGGTGTGTCATGGTTTGAGTATGTTTACAAAACTCTCTTCCGGTATTAGGATTTAAAACGAAACGTTGTAAGTTTTAACGAATCTGAATCgtgatatatataattaatattgagTTTATTCGATCAAGATATCACTTACacatttctttgataaaaatgatttcattttcagcAATTCTGTGTAATTTCAGTTTTGATTATCAGGTATCATTCAGTGGTAAAATTTCTAAATTTCTAATCAACATCAAATCAAAGATTTCTTTTAAATCCTTTAAATGCTCTGGCATacacattttgaatttaataagtTCGAATAATTTAGGGGGTTGAGGTTCAGATttgggaccccccccccccccccccccccccgatccaTGCATGCTTTCAACAAATGATTAATACTTCTAAAGATTAACACCCTTTTCCAAATGAAGAAGTGCAAAATATCCAATTCTCATAGGCTATGAAGATATAGGTGGTAGTTGTAATGATTACAAAGTTAAGGacctaaaattattttattttcagccCAAGCAATTCAATGTTATCAGTGTGACAGCAATGAAGATTTGTCCTGTCCGTCCTATGAGTCCTTTGATAAAGAGGTCAATGCCCCTGTTAACTGTAACAGCTTTGAGGCCAACACTCCTGGCCAGTTTTGTATGAAGATCACTCAGGAGAGTCCAGGATGTAAGCATCAATCGTTACCACAGAGGTCTAAGGGAAAAATAACACCAAAGAAGtgaaatgtttaatatattaatCATAAACCATAAGAATTTTAGTGATCATTCAAtgcttttgtacatgtacatgtcaaaatttaatataacGACAAATTCAAGTTATAATGGTAGAAATCAATGAACAGTAAAACCTTTTTATTCATATTCCTTTaattgtaatttgtaaatttggtttttttataaCAACTTGTAGATTAATTACAAATctattataattatatgttgCATGTACTTTGCGGTTTATGTATACCACATGATTTAAGAAAACAATTTGCGTGTTATATGAAATGATATTATCAGTgccaattatttttaaaactgtgcAATTTTTGCAGGGAGAGGatggaaaaaaatcacaagGAGATGTGGATCAAGAACAGATCAAGGTATGGTGTCAAAAGTACAAACTACAGTGTACTATGAAGGAATACATTGGCCTTCATTATATTTATGTACTGCACTCTCTCCTACTTATGTATTTTTGATTCCAAATCATCTGAGCCTTGTTAGGGGAAAAAAACACAACACAAAGGAGACTCTTTTGATAACATGTTTAAACCATTTTTTATTCACAATCTTATTCAGTGGGCTTTTGAGACACAATAATTCCTAtttattaacaattaaaaaaaatatttatcatatttatcaaGCAATATGATTTGGAAAAAGAGTGCATGTGAgtttattcatgattttttaaatttataggTTTTTACAATATTCTCATATCTACCAATTCCTggaataatatattaaaattctaTGCATGTACAAATGCATCATTAGTTTTCATGttaatattaacaattaaaaaaaacccaacttatCAAACCCATTATTCACTTTTCAGGTGTTGCTTGGGGTTGCCGTTGGTCCTGGGATACAGTAGGCGTGTTTAAGGAGATCTGTTACTGCGAAACAAACAACTGTAACGGAGCATCCGGTATCAAGATGTCATTCGCCTCTGTTGCCATAGTGTTCATGGGATTCCTTCTGCGCAGATTTTTATAACCATGATCCGTAACCCATGTAGAGATAATCCTTTAAGTCCAAGACTATATATTCCTCATTCATTCGTTAATTTTgatctttacttttttttagtGCTGttgatgatttaaattgatattgataaGTGAAAGTAAAaggaataatttgttttatttagtgAAAAAATTCCATATAAAGGATATGTGAATCGAAAACATCTCCATCACTTTTTGCTATGCAATTTGTAATATTGGTTTCTTAATTTAGAAATATAGTTAGATCCCAAAATTGTTTACTGTAATGTGACctcatttaattaaaatcatatcttaaGATCATGGTCTAAGGGATAAATTATTTGTGTCTTGATCGGCATCTAATGGATAAccatacaaattgaaaaaatcccATGGACTTGTAATCGTATTTAGCCATGGGCCATAATCCCGAAACAAATATGTGATaccaaaataatcaataaacaaGAGAGCATGTATTGCAGCAGCAAGTGGTCTAGTGCAACTTGAACTGATGTAAACTTGTAAAGTGTGAACGCAAATGGGTATCTGGTAAGCAGAGTGCTTCCTTTTTTGGAGTGTGATTTTTTAATGGAAGTGtgataagagagagagagagagagaggattaAACAATGAGAATGAGAGAGTGTGATGCTTAAACTTGTACCTGGGGTAGCATGTTGCCCTTACACCATATCAAAACATATCAGATGTAAATATTCTTTgtgatgtatatattttatatagttGAGCAAGTTGAAGTGCCATTATATGAATGCTGTGAATATAAGGAGTATATATGTATAGCTTTGGTTCCAATTTTGTAtggcaattatttttaaattgaaaaggatttcaacaaatatttcattgggggttttttttaatgaaagatcAATTGCAAAACAAAAATGGATATCAAAAGTCAAGGAGTGAATGTTCATATTGTACGTACTTATATatcatgtgtatatatatcttgattatTCATCATTTCAAATCCTGTAGATAATGAgaatattttttgatacataCTTATTAACATTCCATTTGTACATGAATTTTTATAGCAAAGATGTAGATATCCGCAATGTAAAATTGCATATAATTGTCCATAACTGAATATTGTAGATTCATACATAAGtactatatatgtatgttttattaatatttatcaatttaacttCGGGATTTAGTTCTGTATCTTtagatcattaaaaaaaattcaatagagATGAGAAAAATTGTATGACTTTCTTGTATTTTAAATCTGATTCTAACATGATTG
This portion of the Magallana gigas chromosome 7, xbMagGiga1.1, whole genome shotgun sequence genome encodes:
- the LOC105317369 gene encoding UPAR/Ly6 domain-containing protein crok, which translates into the protein MYKLIAILGVAFAAFLCFEFGNAIQCYQCNSYFQQDCSDYFNNHSHALVDCGPNVTMCRKIVQEVYYQDEWNVRYIRQCAPSGEIGEDEGRVCKERTGTYRIKMKYCHCGNQHGCNSASNVQLPLVMLLLPVLAAVKSQLSNLL
- the LOC105317368 gene encoding uncharacterized protein, with translation MFEFLLERHLHVNNLQRKSAMLVVHQAVAWIALLGIILYPKTAQAIQCYQCDSNEDLSCPSYESFDKEVNAPVNCNSFEANTPGQFCMKITQESPGWRGWKKITRRCGSRTDQGVAWGCRWSWDTVGVFKEICYCETNNCNGASGIKMSFASVAIVFMGFLLRRFL